Proteins found in one Armatimonadota bacterium genomic segment:
- a CDS encoding sulfatase — translation MRASLIPLCLLAGGLAQAQERPNFVIIFLDDVGYGDLSSYGQTHYQTPHLDRLAAEGTRFTDFLVASPACSPSRAALLTGCYPQRVSVPGVLGPASKSGLHPDEITIADILKGQGYATAIVGKWHLGITPPLLPLNQGFDEYFGLPYSNDMWPGLGKDWPPLMLYRGNEPVEEVKTLADQDQLTRRYTEYAVDFIKRKKDGPFFLYFPHSMGHVPLGVSEPFKGKSGHTYYGDAMVEVDWSVGQIIKTLREEGLDRSTLVLFTSDNGPWLPFGDHAGVSGPLREGKGTTFEGGMREPFIAWWPGRVPAGRVSDTFVNAMDFLPTIARLAGTTEPQDRIIDGRDIAPVLFGETDVSPHRYFFYYWPRQLQAVRVGDWKLHLPHQHRHQEGAPGVGGKSAGQVQRQIGLSLFNLRRDIGETVNLVEEYPEIVERLLRLAELARRDLGDALTKTTGENVRPAGKVAPPN, via the coding sequence ATGCGGGCAAGCCTAATCCCCCTATGTCTCCTTGCCGGTGGGCTGGCGCAGGCGCAGGAGCGGCCCAACTTCGTCATCATCTTCCTGGACGACGTCGGCTACGGCGATCTCTCCTCGTACGGGCAGACTCATTATCAGACGCCGCACCTCGACAGGCTGGCCGCCGAGGGGACGCGGTTCACGGATTTTCTGGTTGCTTCGCCGGCTTGCTCACCCTCTCGGGCGGCGCTGCTCACCGGTTGCTATCCGCAGCGTGTCAGCGTGCCGGGAGTGCTGGGCCCAGCGAGCAAGAGCGGCCTGCACCCGGATGAGATCACGATCGCGGACATCTTGAAGGGGCAGGGGTACGCCACGGCGATAGTCGGCAAGTGGCACCTGGGCATCACGCCGCCGCTGCTCCCGCTGAACCAGGGGTTCGACGAGTACTTCGGGCTGCCGTACTCCAACGACATGTGGCCGGGGCTCGGCAAGGACTGGCCGCCGCTGATGCTTTACCGTGGCAACGAGCCGGTCGAGGAGGTCAAGACGCTGGCGGACCAGGACCAGCTCACGCGCCGGTACACCGAGTACGCGGTGGACTTCATCAAGCGCAAGAAGGACGGGCCGTTCTTTCTGTATTTTCCGCACTCGATGGGGCACGTACCGCTCGGGGTTTCCGAGCCGTTCAAGGGTAAGAGCGGGCACACGTACTACGGCGATGCGATGGTCGAGGTGGACTGGTCTGTCGGCCAGATCATCAAGACGCTGCGCGAAGAGGGGCTGGACAGGAGCACGCTCGTGCTGTTCACGTCCGACAACGGGCCGTGGCTGCCGTTCGGTGACCACGCTGGGGTCTCCGGGCCGTTGCGCGAGGGGAAGGGGACGACGTTCGAGGGCGGGATGCGCGAGCCGTTCATCGCCTGGTGGCCGGGGCGCGTGCCCGCTGGCCGGGTTTCGGACACGTTTGTGAACGCCATGGACTTTCTGCCGACGATCGCACGGCTGGCCGGCACGACCGAGCCGCAGGACCGCATCATCGACGGCAGGGACATCGCACCGGTGCTTTTCGGCGAGACCGACGTCTCGCCGCACCGGTACTTCTTCTACTACTGGCCTCGGCAGCTGCAGGCCGTGCGCGTGGGGGACTGGAAGCTGCACCTCCCGCACCAGCACCGGCACCAAGAAGGCGCGCCGGGGGTTGGCGGCAAGAGCGCCGGGCAGGTGCAAAGGCAGATCGGGCTGTCGCTGTTCAACCTGCGCCGCGACATTGGCGAGACGGTTAATTTGGTCGAGGAGTACCCCGAGATCGTCGAGCGGCTGTTGCGGCTGGCCGAGCTAGCCCGCCGCGACCTCGGCGACGCGCTGACGAAGACCACCGGCGAGAACGTGCGCCCCGCAGGCAAGGTCGCACCCCCAAACTGA